The Actinomadura sp. WMMB 499 genome includes a window with the following:
- the rhaS gene encoding rhamnose ABC transporter substrate-binding protein — protein sequence MTVRLRLPRRALAAASAGALALSLAACGGTTKDSAEASGDQAGSGRTANPDAPMEKGLKLAFLPKQVNNPYSKIVDDAGIAAAKGFEAEAKEVGPSDASASSQVSYVNTLIQQQHDAIMIAANDPNAVCGPLKQAMQQDIGIVAYDSDTAPECRDVFINQASAEDIARTQVEMLAEQIDGKGKFAILSATANATNQNAWIDFMKKELQKPEYADMELVKIAYGDDDDQKSFQQTQGLLQAYPDLKGIISPTTVGIAAAARYISGSEYKGEVAVTGLGTPNQMRQFIKNDTVKEFALWDPKQLGYLAAYAGGALASGQITGKEGEVLKAGELGERTIQANGEIVLGPPTRFNADNIDEYQF from the coding sequence ATGACCGTTCGTCTGCGCCTCCCGCGCCGCGCCCTCGCCGCGGCGAGCGCCGGCGCGCTCGCGCTGTCGCTCGCCGCCTGCGGCGGTACCACGAAGGACTCGGCCGAGGCCTCCGGCGACCAGGCCGGCAGCGGCCGGACCGCGAACCCCGACGCGCCCATGGAGAAGGGCCTGAAGCTCGCGTTCCTGCCCAAGCAGGTCAACAACCCGTACAGCAAGATCGTGGACGACGCCGGCATCGCGGCGGCGAAGGGATTCGAGGCCGAGGCCAAGGAGGTCGGCCCGTCCGACGCGTCGGCGTCCTCGCAGGTCTCCTACGTCAACACGCTGATCCAGCAGCAGCACGACGCCATCATGATCGCCGCGAACGACCCGAACGCGGTGTGCGGCCCGCTCAAGCAGGCCATGCAGCAGGACATCGGCATCGTCGCCTACGACTCCGACACCGCGCCCGAGTGCCGCGACGTGTTCATCAATCAGGCGAGCGCGGAGGACATCGCCCGCACCCAGGTCGAGATGCTCGCCGAGCAGATCGACGGCAAGGGCAAGTTCGCCATCCTGTCGGCGACGGCGAACGCCACCAACCAGAACGCCTGGATCGACTTCATGAAGAAGGAGCTCCAGAAGCCCGAGTACGCCGACATGGAGCTGGTCAAGATCGCCTACGGTGACGACGACGACCAGAAGTCCTTCCAGCAGACCCAGGGCCTGCTGCAGGCCTACCCGGACCTGAAGGGCATCATCTCCCCGACCACGGTCGGCATCGCCGCCGCGGCCCGCTACATCTCCGGCTCCGAGTACAAGGGCGAGGTCGCGGTGACCGGCCTCGGCACCCCGAACCAGATGCGGCAGTTCATCAAGAACGACACCGTCAAGGAGTTCGCCCTCTGGGACCCGAAGCAGCTCGGCTACCTCGCCGCGTACGCCGGCGGCGCGCTCGCGTCCGGCCAGATTACCGGCAAGGAGGGCGAGGTGCTGAAGGCGGGCGAGCTCGGCGAGCGCACCATCCAGGCGAACGGCGAGATCGTCCTCGGCCCGCCGACCAGGTTCAACGCCGACAACATCGACGAGTACCAGTTCTGA
- a CDS encoding ABC transporter permease, translating into MTSDARSLPKAGMAGRFVRWETAITALLVAVFVGGIGFSPDFGNSGNISFALRDVSEIALIALPMTLLVVCGQVDLSVASVLGLCSALTGRLWDGGMAIETIIPIVLAVGLVCGLINGFLVTKLGLPSLAVTIGTMTLYRGLAYVTLGTGAVSQFPQTFTDLTLNNVPGTPIPYPIALFAVLAVLTAIVLHATGIGRSLFAIGAQEDAAYFAGIRVKRAKLVLFAVSGVVAALAGIIYTLRYGSARADNGLGLELTVIAAVLLGGIDFDGGKGTLGGVIAAVLVIGLLRNLLMLNDVSTETQSIVTGALLIISVLTPRLIAVYREARGRRRGARTASPAAST; encoded by the coding sequence ATGACGAGCGACGCGCGCTCCCTGCCGAAGGCGGGCATGGCCGGACGGTTCGTCCGGTGGGAGACCGCCATCACGGCGCTGCTGGTCGCGGTGTTCGTCGGCGGCATCGGGTTCTCGCCCGACTTCGGCAACTCCGGCAACATCTCGTTCGCGCTGCGCGACGTGTCGGAGATCGCGCTGATCGCGCTGCCGATGACGCTGCTGGTCGTCTGCGGCCAGGTCGACCTGTCGGTCGCGTCCGTCCTCGGTCTGTGCAGCGCCCTCACCGGCAGGCTGTGGGACGGCGGCATGGCCATCGAGACGATCATCCCGATCGTGCTCGCCGTCGGCCTCGTCTGCGGCCTGATCAACGGGTTCCTGGTGACGAAGCTGGGGCTGCCGTCCCTGGCGGTCACGATCGGCACGATGACCCTCTACCGGGGCCTCGCCTACGTCACGCTCGGCACCGGCGCGGTGTCGCAGTTCCCCCAGACCTTCACCGACCTGACGCTGAACAACGTGCCGGGCACCCCGATCCCGTACCCGATCGCGCTGTTCGCCGTCCTGGCCGTCCTCACCGCGATCGTCCTGCACGCCACCGGCATCGGCCGCTCGCTGTTCGCGATCGGCGCGCAGGAGGACGCCGCGTACTTCGCCGGCATCCGCGTCAAGCGCGCCAAGCTCGTCCTGTTCGCCGTGTCGGGCGTCGTCGCCGCCCTCGCCGGGATCATCTACACGCTCCGCTACGGCAGCGCCCGCGCCGACAACGGGCTCGGCCTGGAGCTGACCGTCATCGCGGCGGTGCTGCTCGGCGGCATCGACTTCGACGGCGGCAAGGGCACCCTCGGCGGCGTCATCGCCGCGGTGCTGGTGATCGGCCTGCTGCGCAACCTGCTGATGCTCAACGACGTCAGCACCGAGACCCAGTCGATCGTCACCGGTGCCCTGCTCATCATCAGCGTCCTCACGCCGCGGCTGATCGCCGTGTACCGCGAGGCGAGAGGACGGCGGCGGGGCGCGAGAACCGCGTCCCCCGCCGCCTCCACCTAG
- the rhaI gene encoding L-rhamnose isomerase, which translates to MSDTSAVKDALRRQQIETPSWAYGNSGTRFKVFAQPGVPRTPQEKIDDAAQVHRFTGVAPSVAVHIPWDKVDDYAVLAAHAKERGVRIGAVNSNVFQDDDYMLGSVTNPDPAIRRKALGHLLECVDIMDEVGSRDLKLWFSDGTNYPGQDDVRARQDRMAEALAAVYERLGDDQRFLLEYKLFEPAFYMTDLPDWGASYAHCLKLGPKAQVVVDTGHHAPGTNIEFIVAFLLREGKLGGFDFNSRFYADDDLMVGAADPFQLFRIMHEVVRGGGYDAETGVAFMLDQCHNIEPKIQGQIRSVMNVQEATAKALLLDRDALAAAQASGDVLEANAVFMDAYNTDVRPLLAELREEMGLHPDPIAAYKASGYFERIVEERKDGQAAGWGA; encoded by the coding sequence GTGAGCGACACCAGCGCGGTGAAGGACGCCCTGCGCCGCCAGCAGATCGAGACTCCCTCCTGGGCGTACGGGAACTCGGGGACGCGGTTCAAGGTCTTCGCCCAGCCGGGCGTGCCGCGCACCCCGCAGGAGAAGATCGACGACGCCGCGCAGGTGCACCGTTTCACCGGGGTCGCGCCGAGCGTCGCGGTGCACATCCCGTGGGACAAGGTGGACGACTACGCCGTCCTGGCCGCGCACGCCAAGGAGCGGGGGGTGCGCATCGGGGCCGTCAACTCCAACGTCTTCCAGGACGACGACTACATGCTCGGCAGCGTCACCAACCCCGACCCGGCGATCCGCCGCAAGGCCCTGGGACACCTGCTCGAGTGCGTCGACATCATGGACGAGGTCGGCTCCCGCGACCTGAAGCTGTGGTTCTCCGACGGCACGAACTACCCGGGCCAGGACGACGTCCGCGCCCGGCAGGACCGGATGGCGGAGGCGCTCGCCGCCGTCTACGAGCGGCTCGGCGACGACCAGCGGTTCCTGCTGGAGTACAAGCTGTTCGAGCCGGCTTTCTACATGACCGACCTGCCGGACTGGGGCGCGTCCTACGCGCACTGCCTCAAGCTCGGCCCGAAGGCGCAGGTCGTCGTGGACACCGGGCACCACGCCCCCGGCACCAACATCGAGTTCATCGTGGCGTTCCTGCTGCGCGAGGGGAAGCTCGGCGGGTTCGACTTCAACTCCCGCTTCTACGCCGACGACGACCTGATGGTGGGCGCCGCCGACCCGTTCCAGCTGTTCCGCATCATGCACGAGGTGGTGCGCGGCGGCGGGTACGACGCGGAGACGGGCGTGGCGTTCATGCTCGACCAGTGCCACAACATCGAGCCGAAGATCCAGGGGCAGATCCGCTCGGTGATGAACGTGCAGGAGGCCACCGCCAAGGCGCTGCTGCTGGACCGGGACGCGCTGGCCGCCGCGCAGGCGTCCGGTGACGTCCTGGAGGCGAACGCCGTCTTCATGGACGCCTACAACACCGACGTCCGCCCGCTGCTGGCCGAACTGCGTGAGGAGATGGGCCTGCACCCGGACCCGATCGCCGCGTACAAGGCGTCCGGCTACTTCGAGCGGATCGTCGAGGAGCGCAAGGACGGCCAGGCCGCCGGCTGGGGCGCCTGA
- a CDS encoding L-rhamnose mutarotase, with protein MDSGRGKRVCFLLKVRQDRLEEYKRRHQAVWPDMRDALRESGWHNYSLFLREDGLLVGYLETDDFEAAQERMARTDVNDRWQAEMAPFFEDLDGRPDEGMRPLEEVFHVD; from the coding sequence ATGGACTCTGGACGCGGCAAGCGCGTGTGCTTCCTGCTGAAGGTCAGGCAGGACCGCCTGGAGGAGTACAAGCGGCGCCACCAGGCGGTCTGGCCCGACATGCGGGACGCCCTGCGGGAGTCGGGATGGCACAACTACTCGCTGTTCCTGCGCGAGGACGGCCTCCTCGTCGGCTACCTGGAGACCGACGACTTCGAGGCGGCACAGGAGCGCATGGCCCGCACGGACGTCAACGACCGCTGGCAGGCGGAGATGGCGCCGTTCTTCGAGGACCTGGACGGCCGCCCCGACGAGGGGATGCGCCCCCTCGAAGAGGTCTTCCACGTCGACTGA
- a CDS encoding L-fucose/L-arabinose isomerase family protein, whose product MTDRTGPPTKVGLVAGGLGAYWPQFPDLLPQLRRSAERVAERMRGLGAEVVDVGFISDAQEGAAAAEKLRAAGCDIIVGFLTTYMTATMLVPVAQRADAPVLLINLQPTESMDHASFDTGQWLAYCGACPLPEMANAFERCGVPFRSVSGYLEDERAWTKIGRWVRAAGVRAALRRGRHGLMGHLYPGMLDVSTDLTLVSANFGGHVEVLEFDDLRVRVEKVTDAEAAAKKAEAEKIFELDSSVNDDDLTWAARVATGLDRLVEDFELDSLAYYHRGLDGEIHERLGAGMILGASLLTARGVPAAGEFELRTSLAMLIADRLGAGGSFTELQALDFHRGHVEMGHDGPAHLAISARRPLLRGLGVYHGKRGYGVSVEFDVKHGPVTAFGIIQRRDGRFAFVASEGETVDGPLLRIGNTTSRVDFGCDPGEWTDAWSATGISHHWALGTGHRIAELKALADLMEIELVEVSP is encoded by the coding sequence ATGACAGACCGTACGGGGCCGCCCACGAAGGTCGGCCTGGTGGCGGGCGGGCTGGGCGCCTACTGGCCGCAGTTCCCCGACCTGCTGCCGCAGCTCCGGCGCTCCGCGGAGCGAGTGGCGGAGCGGATGCGCGGGCTCGGCGCCGAGGTGGTCGACGTCGGCTTCATCTCCGACGCGCAGGAGGGCGCGGCGGCCGCCGAGAAGCTCCGCGCCGCCGGCTGCGACATCATCGTCGGCTTCCTCACCACCTACATGACCGCGACGATGCTGGTCCCCGTCGCGCAGCGGGCGGACGCCCCGGTCCTGCTGATCAACCTGCAGCCGACCGAGTCGATGGACCACGCGTCCTTCGACACCGGGCAGTGGCTCGCCTACTGCGGCGCCTGCCCGCTGCCGGAGATGGCGAACGCGTTCGAACGCTGCGGCGTCCCGTTCCGCTCGGTGTCCGGGTACCTGGAGGACGAGCGGGCCTGGACGAAGATCGGCCGCTGGGTGCGGGCGGCCGGGGTCCGGGCCGCGCTGCGCCGGGGCCGGCACGGGCTGATGGGGCACCTGTATCCGGGAATGCTGGACGTCTCCACCGACCTGACGCTCGTCAGCGCCAACTTCGGCGGCCACGTGGAGGTGCTGGAGTTCGACGATCTGCGCGTCCGGGTGGAGAAGGTCACGGACGCCGAGGCCGCCGCCAAGAAGGCCGAGGCGGAGAAGATCTTCGAGCTGGACTCGTCCGTCAACGACGACGACCTGACCTGGGCGGCCCGCGTGGCGACCGGCCTCGACCGGCTCGTCGAGGACTTCGAGCTGGACAGCCTCGCCTACTACCACCGGGGCCTGGACGGCGAGATCCACGAGCGGCTCGGCGCCGGGATGATCCTCGGCGCGTCGCTGCTGACGGCCCGCGGAGTCCCCGCCGCCGGCGAGTTCGAGCTGCGCACGTCCCTCGCCATGCTGATCGCCGACCGCCTCGGCGCCGGCGGCTCGTTCACCGAACTGCAGGCGCTGGACTTCCACCGCGGGCACGTCGAGATGGGCCACGACGGGCCCGCCCACCTGGCGATCAGCGCCCGCCGGCCGCTGCTGCGAGGTCTCGGCGTCTACCACGGCAAGCGCGGTTACGGCGTGTCCGTCGAGTTCGACGTCAAGCACGGCCCCGTCACCGCGTTCGGGATCATCCAGCGCCGCGACGGCCGGTTCGCGTTCGTCGCGTCCGAGGGCGAGACCGTGGACGGGCCGCTGCTGCGGATCGGCAACACCACCTCGCGCGTCGACTTCGGCTGCGATCCCGGCGAATGGACCGACGCGTGGAGCGCCACCGGGATCTCCCACCACTGGGCCCTCGGCACCGGCCACCGCATCGCCGAGCTGAAGGCCCTCGCGGACCTCATGGAGATCGAGCTCGTCGAGGTGAGCCCCTGA
- a CDS encoding bifunctional aldolase/short-chain dehydrogenase: MTATPPEVGTLLERANTLGSDPRNTNYAGGNASAKGTVTDPVTARDVELMWVKGSGGDLGTLTEKGLAVLRLDRMRALVDVYPGVEREDEMVAAFDYCLHGKGGAAPSIDTAMHGLVEAAHVDHLHPDSGIAIATAADGEELTRRIFGDRVAWVPWRRPGFQLGLDIAAIKRANPRAIGVILGGHGITAWGDTSEECRANSLEIIRTAEAYIAEHGKADPFGPVIDGYEPLPEDERRARAAALFPLIRGLASADRPQVGHYTDDAAVLDFVARAEHPRLAALGTSCPDHFLRTKVAPMVLDLPPSAPLDEVKARLKELHAAYREEYAAYYARHATPDSPAMRGADPAIVLVPGVGMFSFGANKQTARVAGEFYLNAINVMRGAEALSSYAPIDEAEKFRIEYWELEEAKLRRMPKPKPLATRVALVTGGGSGIGAATARRLAAEGACVVVADRDLAGAEKVAAELGASALRASDVAVAVAADVTSEDEIATAVRDAVLAFGGVDLVVNNAGLSISKPLLDTTVADWDVQHDVMARGSFLVARETTRVMIDQEMGGDIVYIASKNGVFAGPNNIAYGATKADQAHQVRLLAAELGEHGIRVNGVNPDGVVRGSGIFAGGWGAKRAAVYGVEEERLGEFYAQRTLLKREVLPEHVAAAVFALTGGDLTHTTGLHIPVDAGVAAAFLR; the protein is encoded by the coding sequence ATGACCGCCACCCCACCCGAGGTGGGCACGCTGCTGGAACGGGCCAACACCCTCGGCTCCGACCCCCGCAACACCAACTACGCGGGCGGCAACGCCTCGGCGAAGGGCACCGTCACCGACCCCGTGACGGCCCGTGACGTCGAGCTGATGTGGGTGAAGGGCTCGGGCGGCGACCTCGGCACCCTCACCGAGAAGGGCCTGGCCGTCCTGCGCCTCGACCGGATGCGCGCCCTCGTGGACGTCTACCCGGGCGTCGAGCGCGAGGACGAGATGGTCGCCGCGTTCGACTACTGCCTGCACGGCAAGGGCGGCGCGGCGCCGTCCATCGACACCGCGATGCACGGCCTGGTGGAGGCCGCGCACGTCGACCACCTGCACCCCGACTCCGGCATCGCGATCGCGACCGCCGCCGACGGGGAGGAGCTGACCCGGCGGATCTTCGGCGACCGGGTCGCGTGGGTGCCGTGGCGGCGGCCCGGCTTCCAGCTCGGCCTCGACATCGCCGCGATCAAGCGGGCGAACCCGCGGGCCATCGGGGTCATCCTCGGCGGGCACGGCATCACCGCCTGGGGCGACACGAGCGAGGAGTGCCGGGCGAACTCGCTGGAGATCATCCGGACGGCCGAGGCGTACATCGCCGAGCACGGGAAGGCCGACCCGTTCGGCCCGGTGATCGACGGGTACGAGCCGCTGCCCGAGGACGAGCGCCGCGCGCGGGCCGCCGCGCTGTTCCCGCTGATCCGGGGGCTCGCGTCCGCCGACCGCCCGCAGGTCGGGCACTACACCGACGACGCGGCCGTCCTCGACTTCGTGGCGCGCGCCGAGCACCCGCGGCTCGCCGCGCTCGGCACGTCCTGCCCGGACCACTTCCTGCGCACCAAGGTCGCGCCGATGGTGCTGGACCTGCCGCCGTCCGCGCCGCTCGACGAGGTCAAGGCCCGGCTCAAGGAGCTGCACGCCGCCTACCGGGAGGAGTACGCCGCCTACTACGCGCGGCACGCGACCCCGGACTCCCCGGCGATGCGCGGCGCCGACCCCGCGATCGTCCTGGTCCCCGGCGTCGGCATGTTCTCCTTCGGCGCGAACAAGCAGACCGCGCGGGTCGCGGGCGAGTTCTACCTCAACGCGATCAACGTGATGCGCGGTGCGGAGGCCCTGTCGTCGTACGCGCCGATCGACGAGGCGGAGAAGTTCCGCATCGAGTACTGGGAGCTGGAGGAGGCCAAGCTCCGCCGGATGCCGAAGCCGAAGCCGCTCGCCACCCGCGTCGCGCTGGTGACCGGCGGCGGCTCGGGCATCGGCGCCGCCACCGCCCGCCGGCTGGCCGCCGAGGGCGCCTGCGTCGTCGTCGCCGACCGCGACCTGGCCGGCGCCGAGAAGGTCGCGGCCGAACTCGGCGCGTCCGCGCTGCGGGCGTCGGACGTCGCGGTGGCCGTCGCGGCGGACGTCACGTCCGAGGACGAGATCGCGACGGCCGTCCGGGACGCCGTCCTGGCCTTCGGCGGCGTGGACCTGGTCGTCAACAACGCCGGGCTGTCGATCTCCAAGCCGCTGCTCGACACCACCGTCGCCGACTGGGACGTGCAGCACGACGTCATGGCGCGCGGTTCGTTCCTGGTCGCCAGGGAGACCACCCGGGTGATGATCGACCAGGAGATGGGCGGCGACATCGTCTACATCGCGTCCAAGAACGGCGTGTTCGCCGGGCCGAACAACATCGCCTACGGCGCGACGAAGGCGGACCAGGCGCACCAGGTGCGGCTGCTGGCCGCCGAGCTGGGCGAGCACGGCATCCGCGTCAACGGCGTCAACCCCGACGGCGTGGTGCGCGGCTCCGGGATCTTCGCCGGCGGCTGGGGCGCCAAGCGCGCCGCGGTCTACGGCGTCGAGGAGGAGCGGCTCGGCGAGTTCTACGCCCAGCGGACGCTGCTGAAGCGCGAGGTGCTGCCCGAGCACGTCGCCGCCGCCGTCTTCGCCCTCACCGGCGGGGACCTGACCCACACGACCGGCCTGCACATTCCCGTGGACGCCGGCGTCGCCGCGGCCTTCCTGCGGTGA
- a CDS encoding family 78 glycoside hydrolase catalytic domain, with protein sequence MQHPHPRRALLASAAAASLLVTAAVYPGTAQAALKAGHAPQAPAHLTVDDQARPLNVEGAPLFGWRPRDRDPGELQTAYEIEVRDASGGAVWDSGRVRSGRQEYVAYAGETLRPGATYTWKVRTWDRTGKRSPWSRPASFDTGIRDGDWDANWIRRATDDPDEYTLARRDFTVAKSRIVRARAYVAAGQQFVLHLNGRAVERGAAFAHPDEGFYETVDVTSRLREGRANTIGALYHWYGSGQGRPKSAPGLLVRLVVDHADGTRQVVTTDGSWKVAPGPWKEAPRRNGDGGDYVEEIDGTAVRDGWDEPGFDDASWQAPEVAGEHPTGVFTHLRGQEADLTHETVRPVKVTRLDSGALVADFGRVIPAVPVVRFRDGEEGRHVEMHAGYRLAGDGSVSRDSDDNQNTNLAFGYTQRDGDQTFRPMTFVGWRYLEIAPGSGASARDVSAVVQHTEVDRAARLRTSDAGVDAAYELMARSALYGSQEQFLDTPTREKGQFLGDSVDISKAMMGAYGARRLTRQAMYEFMASQERHWPDGRLNAVYPNGDGRRDIPDYTEMFPGWVWDYYLQSGDTATLADAYPVMTAVAGYVRRYIDSSTGLITNLEGGSGQYRYGIIDWPATMRYGHDMDTAARTVVNVLGVDVLNATARAAGTLGEKAEAAALRADAAELATAINERLRRDDGVYIDGLKSDGTRSGHASQIANAYALAYGVAPAGSRTAVEEYVAGLGMRMGPMTAHRLLEALAGRPGDVVERLTDTEGPGWGNILARGGTFTWESWDAREEGQSLSHPWGATSLIEIQKTLLGVTVASPAAATVRIRPPEAGVDEASGTVPVQRGDVGVSWKRHGHGLSLSVDVPVNVRAEVWVPARSARDVRVSGRDRAGFVRMEDGHAVFEAGSGRVHFRSSHR encoded by the coding sequence ATGCAGCACCCCCACCCCCGCCGCGCCCTGCTCGCCTCCGCCGCCGCGGCGTCCCTGCTGGTCACCGCCGCCGTGTACCCCGGCACCGCGCAGGCCGCGCTGAAGGCCGGGCACGCCCCGCAGGCCCCCGCCCACCTGACCGTCGACGACCAGGCCCGCCCGCTGAACGTCGAGGGCGCGCCACTGTTCGGCTGGCGGCCCCGCGACCGCGACCCCGGCGAGCTCCAGACCGCTTACGAGATCGAGGTGCGCGACGCGTCCGGCGGCGCGGTCTGGGACAGCGGCCGCGTCCGCTCCGGCCGCCAGGAGTATGTCGCGTACGCCGGGGAGACGCTGCGGCCCGGCGCGACCTACACGTGGAAGGTCCGCACCTGGGACCGCACCGGGAAGCGCTCGCCCTGGTCGCGGCCCGCCTCGTTCGACACCGGCATCCGCGACGGGGACTGGGACGCCAACTGGATCCGGCGCGCGACCGACGACCCCGACGAGTACACGCTCGCCCGCCGCGACTTCACCGTCGCGAAGTCGAGGATCGTGCGGGCCCGCGCGTACGTCGCCGCCGGGCAGCAGTTCGTCCTGCACCTCAACGGCCGGGCGGTCGAGCGCGGTGCGGCCTTCGCCCACCCCGACGAGGGCTTCTACGAGACCGTCGACGTCACCTCGCGGCTCAGGGAGGGCCGGGCGAACACGATCGGCGCGCTGTACCACTGGTACGGGTCCGGGCAGGGACGGCCGAAGAGCGCGCCGGGCCTGCTCGTCCGGCTCGTCGTCGACCACGCCGACGGCACCCGCCAGGTCGTCACCACCGACGGGTCGTGGAAGGTGGCGCCCGGCCCGTGGAAGGAGGCGCCGCGCCGCAACGGCGACGGCGGCGACTACGTCGAGGAGATCGACGGGACGGCCGTGCGGGACGGCTGGGACGAGCCGGGCTTCGACGACGCCTCCTGGCAGGCCCCCGAGGTCGCCGGGGAGCACCCGACCGGCGTGTTCACGCACCTGCGGGGCCAGGAGGCCGACCTGACCCACGAGACGGTCCGGCCGGTGAAGGTCACGCGCCTCGACTCCGGGGCGCTCGTCGCCGACTTCGGCAGAGTGATCCCGGCCGTCCCGGTCGTCCGGTTCCGCGACGGCGAGGAGGGGCGGCACGTCGAGATGCACGCCGGGTACCGGCTGGCCGGCGACGGCTCGGTGTCCCGCGACTCCGACGATAACCAGAACACGAACCTCGCCTTCGGCTACACCCAGCGGGACGGCGACCAGACGTTCCGTCCGATGACGTTCGTCGGCTGGCGCTACCTGGAGATCGCCCCCGGTTCCGGCGCGTCCGCGCGCGACGTCTCCGCCGTCGTGCAGCACACCGAGGTCGATCGCGCCGCGCGGCTGCGCACGTCCGACGCGGGCGTCGACGCGGCCTACGAGCTGATGGCGCGGTCGGCCCTGTACGGGTCGCAGGAGCAGTTCCTCGACACCCCGACCCGGGAGAAGGGCCAGTTCCTCGGCGACTCCGTCGACATCTCGAAGGCGATGATGGGCGCCTACGGGGCGCGCCGCCTCACCCGCCAGGCGATGTACGAGTTCATGGCGTCGCAGGAGCGGCACTGGCCGGACGGGCGCCTCAACGCCGTCTACCCGAACGGCGACGGCAGGCGCGACATCCCCGACTACACCGAGATGTTCCCCGGCTGGGTCTGGGACTACTACCTGCAGTCCGGCGACACCGCGACCCTGGCGGACGCCTACCCGGTCATGACGGCCGTCGCGGGCTACGTCCGCCGCTACATCGACTCCTCGACGGGCCTGATCACGAACCTCGAGGGCGGCTCCGGCCAGTACCGGTACGGGATCATCGACTGGCCCGCGACCATGCGCTACGGCCACGACATGGACACGGCCGCCCGCACGGTCGTCAACGTCCTCGGCGTGGACGTCCTGAACGCCACCGCCCGCGCCGCCGGCACCCTCGGCGAGAAGGCCGAGGCCGCCGCGCTGCGCGCGGACGCCGCCGAGCTGGCGACGGCGATCAACGAGCGGCTCCGCCGCGACGACGGCGTCTACATCGACGGCCTCAAGAGCGACGGCACGCGGAGCGGGCACGCCTCGCAGATCGCGAACGCCTACGCCCTCGCCTACGGCGTCGCGCCCGCCGGGTCGCGCACGGCCGTCGAGGAGTACGTCGCCGGGCTCGGTATGCGGATGGGCCCGATGACCGCCCACCGCCTGCTGGAGGCCCTCGCCGGCCGTCCGGGCGACGTCGTCGAGCGGCTCACCGACACCGAGGGGCCGGGCTGGGGCAACATCCTCGCGCGCGGCGGCACCTTCACGTGGGAGTCGTGGGACGCCCGCGAGGAGGGGCAGAGCCTCTCGCACCCGTGGGGCGCGACGTCGCTCATCGAGATCCAGAAGACCCTCCTCGGCGTCACCGTCGCCTCCCCGGCCGCCGCGACGGTCCGGATCCGGCCGCCGGAGGCGGGCGTGGACGAGGCGTCCGGCACCGTCCCGGTGCAGCGCGGCGACGTCGGCGTGAGCTGGAAGCGCCACGGGCACGGCCTGTCGCTGTCGGTGGACGTCCCGGTCAACGTCCGCGCCGAGGTCTGGGTCCCGGCCCGCTCCGCCCGCGACGTGCGCGTCTCCGGCCGCGACCGCGCCGGGTTCGTCCGGATGGAGGACGGCCACGCGGTGTTCGAGGCCGGCTCCGGCCGCGTCCACTTCCGTTCGAGCCACCGGTAG